The segment CCGGCAAAGGTTTTAGCGACATGCTTGAGCGTAGGCAGACCGGACATGCGCGGGTAGCCCTCTTTTTTGCTGATGACATATGCCACGGCCATCAGCGCAAGCCCTATCGTCACGCCGGGGATGACGCCGGCGATAAAGAGATCGCTGACGGAGGTACCGGTGAGGACGCCGTAGACGACGAAGGGGATGCTCGGCGGGATGATGCAGCCTATCGTGCCGGATGAGGAGATGACCGCCGCCGCGAAGTCAGGCTTGTATTTTTTTTCGACCATCATCGGCACCATGAAGGAGCCGATGGCCGAGACGGTCGCCGCCGCGGAGCCGGAGATCGCGCCGAAGAACATACAGGCGACGATCGTGACCATCGCGAGGCCGCCCGTGATGAAGCCGACGAAGCACTCCGCCATGTCGACGATGCGGCGCGAGATGCCGCCGTAGGTCATCAGCGAGCCCGCGAGCATGAAGAAGGGTATCGCGAGCATCGGGAAGGAGTCCATGCCGGTAAAGGCGTTCTGCGCGATCAAGACGAGCGGCAGGTGGCTGCAGGTGAGAATGGTCACGGCGGTCGCGATCCCCAGAGATATACCGATGGGGACGGAGAGCGCCAGCAGGACGAACAGCAGTCCGAAAAGAATCGCTATATCCATGGTTACATCGACACTCCTTTCTTGGCTTCTTCGATCATCTCTTCCTCTTCGCTGAGCACCGGTTTTTCTATCTCGCCGGTGCGGAGAATGTTTATGATGTCAAAGACGAGGCGTATGGCCATAAATATCCCTGAGAGCGGGATGCAGAGATAGGCCCAGCCCATACTGATCTGCATCGCCGTTGAAAGCTGCTGCTGTTCGACGACGACGCGCACGAGCTTGACCCCTTGGTAGCCGAGGAAGATACAGAAGCCGCACCATATCGTCATTACAAAGAGCTCCAGGCCGAGACGGGCCTTTCCGTGGAGTTTTGCCGAGATGATGTCTATGCGAAGGTGTTTTCTGTTTGCCAGCGTATAATCGGCTCCGATCCAGATGAGCCAGATGAACATATAGCGCGCTGCCTCGTCTACCCATGAGAGCGAGGCGCTGAACACATATCTGAGCACTACGTTCATGAAGACTATAAGGGTGGAGATGAGCAGATTTAAAACGAGGAATTTTTCTTCGATGTTGTTTAGAAATTTCAGCATCGTACAGCTCCTTTCAGGCCTTCGGTAAAACCGGAGAAGGGAGGGGGAAAACTCCCCCCTTCTCCCATTATTTGGGCGTTACAAAATTATTTCTTGTTCGCCTCGCGGGCCATGTCGATCAGCTCTTTGCCGAGAACCGGTTCCATCGTCTTGTAGACGGGCTGAGCCGCATCACGGAACTGTTTCATCTCAGCGTCTGTCGGATAGTAGACTTTGAGGCCGTTTTTCTCCACCATTTCCTTAAGCAGACGGTCGCCCTCTTTCTGCTGGTTCGCGCGGGAGGCGTCGCGGAATTTCTTCGCGCCATCCATGACGATTTTCTGGAGGTCGGCGGGGAGCCTCTTATAGAAGGCTTCGCTCATGAAAACTGCCGAGGGGGCGTAGACGTGATTGCTCATGGTGAGGTATTTCTGCACCTCGTAGAGCTTTGAGCTGTATATAAGGGTGATTGAATTTTCCTGTGCGTCGACGGTCTTCTGAAGCAGGGCGGTGTAGAGTTCGCCGAAGTCGACGGGGGTCGGATTGGCGCCGAAGGCCTTGAAAAGCTCCAGGTGGGCGGGAATCGGCTGGACGCGGACCTTGACTCCCTTAAGATCGGCGGGGCTCTTTATGGGTCCTTTATTGTTTGTGATCTGGTGGAAGCCGTTCTCAGGGAAGCAGAGGAGACGGACGCCCTTCGGCAGTATCTGTTCGTTGAGGGTCTGTCCAAGCTTGCCGTCCAGCGCCTTATAGGCGGCGGCCCTGTCGTTGAAGAGATAGGGCAGGTCGATGACCTGGAACTTAGGCGCGATATTCGCGGCGATACCGGGTGAGAGCATCGCCATTTCGATCATGCCGAGGGTCATGCCTTCAAGCATCTGGCGTTCGCCGCCCAGCTGGGCGTTCGCGTAGACGTCGACGGCGATACGTCCGCCTGAGGCCTCTTCCACATACTTTTCAAAGGTATTGTAGAAGGTGATGATGTTAGCCTCTTTGTCCGAGGCGCTGTAACCGAACTTTATACGGTACTCTTCTTTTGCAAAGGCCGTGCCGAACGTGAATGTTACGAGAATAACGGAAATGAGAATTGCGCTGATACTCTTTTTCATATTACCAACCTCCAAGTTTTATTTACAGTTTTTCTGTTGTGCCCCACACAAATAAAAAACTCTGCCGCGGCCCTCCTTTCGTTAGAACTAAATGTCTTTAATTTTATTAGCCATTCAAGAAATTTCGATGTTAATCATGCCTTAAGATCGACTCAAGCTCCGCCTCTTTTTTCGTTATTCCGGCTACCTGCCGCAAAATCTCGATAATTTCGGGGCTCAGTTCGATACCGTCCCTCAGCGCCTTGGCGCGGGCCGCGCGGGACTTGTCGCCGGGCATGATCATGGGCAGATTCGGATCGAGCGCCGTTGTCTTTCTGTACTCATTGATGATGTATTTGATGTGTTCGCGGACCTCTTTCGGGTCGCCGAAGAGAGCAGGGTCGATCGCCATGAAGAAGAAGCAGATGCCCTCGTGCGCGAGCGGGATGAATTTACTGGGCGTGCCGCCCGCAAGGCCGCCCGTGAGAAGCTCGACGAGCATCGCGAGGCCGTAGCCCTTGTGTCCGCTCAAGATCTCCGTGACGCCTCCCAGGGGAACGAGGCCGCCGGTGTCGGGCTTTGGCGCGTCGCTTCTGTCGTCTCCGTGGTGGAGGATTTCAAGGGCCTCTTTAAAGTCCGTCACCACTTTGCCCTTGCCGTCGATGATCACTTCGCGGGGAAGCACGCCGCTTTCCGCGAAAACCTGGCTGCGGACGAGTTTGCCGTGCGCCATGACGCAGGTTGCCATGTCCAGGTTGAACATTGGTTCGTCCCCCGCGGTCGGGAAGGCGAACGTCATCGGGTTCGTGCCGAGATTGCGCTCCGCGCTTCTGGTCGGGCAGACGCAGCGGACAGTGTTTGTCGCGGAGATGCCGATGAAACCCTCCTGGGCCATCATCTCCGTCCAGTGGGCCGCGAAGCCGTAGTGGTTAGCCTGACGAACCGTCGTGATGCAGACGCCGCTCTTTTTGGCCTTTTCAATCGTCTTTTTGACGGCAAAGTCGGCTATGCAGTAGCCCACGCCCGAATGGCCGTCAAGGACGAGAGAGAGCGGAGTTTCAAAGACCGTCGTCGGTTCCGGAGCGTCCAGATGAAGGTTCCCCGCCTTGAGATGGCTGACATAGGTCATCATCGCGGCGACGCCGTGCGAATGTTTGTGGCGCAGGTCCGCCTCCACCAGACAGTTGGTGACGGTCGAAGCCTGGTGGTCGGAATATCTGAGCCCCATGAACATTTCCTTCGCGACTCTGCAAAGATCCTCGTACTTCACTACATAATCCCTCATAATAGCATCCTCCCTTGATTTGTGGAACAAATTATCTATTTCGCCTTTAACGGCACGTTTCTTGTCACGATTACCTCTGTCTTCGTTCCCGCCGGGTCGGTGAGGATCACATCGCCGATCGAAAGCGGAGCCCGGAGCCTTATCTTCTTTATCTCCTCCATCACCGCGAAGACACTGGCGAGCGGTACTGGCTTTGTAAGGCGGACGCTGGCCTCAAGGAAATCCCCGCCGTCGACGAGAACGCTTGACGAGAAGGTGCACGTCGGGTTCTCTATCTCCTGCTGTGCCCAGCTCCTGCCGCGCGGGCAGCGCGCCCCCTCGGCGGCGGTCAGCTTAGGCGGGTCGCCCTCTTCGTAGCGGACCTTTATCGAACAGCCGTTAGGGCAGACAACACAGATAAATTCCTTTTCGATCATCTCACGCGCACCTCCAGAGAGTTGATATCCTCAAGATCCATCTTTCCCATCTCGACCCACACCATCTCCGCCGGGTGCAGGCGCGTCTCCTCTTTCGTCTTCAGCACGCGCTCTCCGTCGCGAACCTCGATCACCCTTCCGCTTGAGGGGGTTGTGACGCGGAAGGCGAGCGAGACGTCTTCACCGCGGCTGATACGCTGCGGGACGACGTAACGGACGCCCTCGCCGGCCTTTACCGCGACCTCTTTATTTTGTCCGGCGAGCCTGCCGGCGGCGTAAAGCGCCGCGTTCCGCCCCGCGCGCGCGGCCTCCATTGAGACAAAGTCGACGAGGTCGTGGACATGGAGCACGTTGCCGCAGGCGAAGATACCCGGTATCTTTGTCATGCAGCTGTCGTCAACGTCCGCGCCCTGAGTTACGCTGTCGATCAGCACCTCGGCCTCGCGGGTCAGCTCGTTTTCCGGGATGAGGCCGACGGAGAGAAGCAGAGTATCGCAGGGGACGAAACGCTCCGTCCCTTTAACGGGGCGGCGCCGTTCGTCGACCTCCGCCACCGTCACTCCCTCAAGACGCCCGTTCGGGCCGTAGATATCTATCACCGTCGTTGCGAGATAGAGGGGAATGCCGTAATCGTCGAGACACTGGCGGATATTCCTCTGAAGTCCGCTGGAATATGGAAGCACCTCAAATACGGCCTCCACCTTCGCCCCCTCAAGCGTCATGCGGCGCGCCATGATGAGGCCGATGTCTCCCGAGCCGAGGATGACGACATGCTTTCCCGGCATGATGTTTTCCAGATTGACGAGATTTTGTACCGTACCCGCCGTGTAGACGCCGGCGGGCCGGTGTCCGGGGATCGAAAGCGCGCCGCGCGTGCGTTCGCGGCATCCCATCGCCAGCACGACGGCCTTGGCCTCGATCTCCTTGATCTCGCCCTCGCGGCTCACACGCAGCACCCTGTCCTTTGACAGGTCAAGAACGATCGTCTTTTCCATCACGGGAATGTCGAGTTCGCGTACCCTTTTTATAAAACGATCGGCATATTCCGGCCCCGAGAGGGCCTCTTTGAAGGCGTGGAGCCCGAAACCGTCGTGGATGCACTGATTCAGTATCCCGCCGAGCACCCGGTCCCTTTCTATCAGCAGCAGGTCATCACATCCTGCCTCTTTGGCCGCCGCCGCCGCCGCAAGCCCCGCGGGGCCGCCGCCGATAATCACCAGATCATGTCTTTCGCGCACCATTATCTGTCATCTCCTTCCCGTACATTGCCGGTAAAGAGATTGGAGCCGGCCTCTCTGAAAAGGTAATCTTCGGGGGTAAAACCGTACTCGTCGCGCAGCATACGGACGATCCTCGGCGTGCAGAAGCCGCCCTGGCAGCGCCCCATGCCGTTCCTCGCGCGGTACTTGATGCTTACAAGGGTCCTTGCTCCGAGCGAATTTTCGATCGCGTCGCGGACCTCTTTCTTCGTTATCTTCTCGCAGCGGCAGATGATCTCGCCGTACTCGGGATTTTCCTTCACGAGACGCTCCTGCTCCTCGTTGGGAAGATCGCAGAAATGCCCGGCAAATCCTGGACGCTCCGCGATATAAATTTCTTTTTCCTTAAGGGGCATGCGGTTGGCGACGAGATCCCGCACCATTTCGGCGATCGCCGGCGCGCTGGTGAGCCCCGGGCTTTCGATACCGACGATGTTTATAAAGCCGCCGAGGCCGTTAGCCTCTTCGATGATAAAGTCTCCGTTTCCCCCCTCGGCGGGCGAGGTGCGCTTGGGTCGGTTGCCGGCGAAATTACGGATAAAGTCGCTCATCTTAATATCTGGCAGGAGTTTCTGCCCCTCTCTCCTGAGATCTTCGAGAACGGGAGCGGTGACGCAGTAATCCTCGGGGGTCTCTTCTGGGATGTAGTCGGCGCTTGGCCCGATCAGGATGTTGCCGTCAACCGTCGGCGTGAGGTGAATGCCGAGCCCCACGTCCTTCGCGCCGGGGACGGGATATATGAGGGTCTTGAGCGTACCGTCAAGACGTTTGTCCAGCACGTAATACTCGCCGCGGCAGGGCCAGATCCTGAGGCTTTCGCCGTTATTGCCCGCCGCAACGCCAGCCAGCGCGCTGATCCTGCCGCTGGATAGTCCGGCCGCGTTGATCACGATATCCGCGGTAAAAGTCTCCCCTCCGGCTGTTTTCACGGTGAATTTCTCGTCGTTTTCTTTTGCGATGGAG is part of the Cloacibacillus sp. genome and harbors:
- a CDS encoding DUF1667 domain-containing protein; the protein is MIEKEFICVVCPNGCSIKVRYEEGDPPKLTAAEGARCPRGRSWAQQEIENPTCTFSSSVLVDGGDFLEASVRLTKPVPLASVFAVMEEIKKIRLRAPLSIGDVILTDPAGTKTEVIVTRNVPLKAK
- a CDS encoding Ldh family oxidoreductase, which produces MRDYVVKYEDLCRVAKEMFMGLRYSDHQASTVTNCLVEADLRHKHSHGVAAMMTYVSHLKAGNLHLDAPEPTTVFETPLSLVLDGHSGVGYCIADFAVKKTIEKAKKSGVCITTVRQANHYGFAAHWTEMMAQEGFIGISATNTVRCVCPTRSAERNLGTNPMTFAFPTAGDEPMFNLDMATCVMAHGKLVRSQVFAESGVLPREVIIDGKGKVVTDFKEALEILHHGDDRSDAPKPDTGGLVPLGGVTEILSGHKGYGLAMLVELLTGGLAGGTPSKFIPLAHEGICFFFMAIDPALFGDPKEVREHIKYIINEYRKTTALDPNLPMIMPGDKSRAARAKALRDGIELSPEIIEILRQVAGITKKEAELESILRHD
- a CDS encoding NAD(P)/FAD-dependent oxidoreductase codes for the protein MEHSFSVIIIGGGVVGNAIARELSRFQLTAALLEKEPDVGMETSCRNSGVLHSGINYKPGTLRAKLAVRGNSMMDRLCADLKVKIKRIGKLTTALDEDELPGIKRLMDQGTANGVPGLKVLESAEMRKIQPGVEGIAAVWSPTSAIISPYGLTIALAENAHANDVEFFLGREVTSIAKENDEKFTVKTAGGETFTADIVINAAGLSSGRISALAGVAAGNNGESLRIWPCRGEYYVLDKRLDGTLKTLIYPVPGAKDVGLGIHLTPTVDGNILIGPSADYIPEETPEDYCVTAPVLEDLRREGQKLLPDIKMSDFIRNFAGNRPKRTSPAEGGNGDFIIEEANGLGGFINIVGIESPGLTSAPAIAEMVRDLVANRMPLKEKEIYIAERPGFAGHFCDLPNEEQERLVKENPEYGEIICRCEKITKKEVRDAIENSLGARTLVSIKYRARNGMGRCQGGFCTPRIVRMLRDEYGFTPEDYLFREAGSNLFTGNVREGDDR
- a CDS encoding TRAP transporter small permease — encoded protein: MLKFLNNIEEKFLVLNLLISTLIVFMNVVLRYVFSASLSWVDEAARYMFIWLIWIGADYTLANRKHLRIDIISAKLHGKARLGLELFVMTIWCGFCIFLGYQGVKLVRVVVEQQQLSTAMQISMGWAYLCIPLSGIFMAIRLVFDIINILRTGEIEKPVLSEEEEMIEEAKKGVSM
- a CDS encoding FAD-dependent oxidoreductase → MVRERHDLVIIGGGPAGLAAAAAAKEAGCDDLLLIERDRVLGGILNQCIHDGFGLHAFKEALSGPEYADRFIKRVRELDIPVMEKTIVLDLSKDRVLRVSREGEIKEIEAKAVVLAMGCRERTRGALSIPGHRPAGVYTAGTVQNLVNLENIMPGKHVVILGSGDIGLIMARRMTLEGAKVEAVFEVLPYSSGLQRNIRQCLDDYGIPLYLATTVIDIYGPNGRLEGVTVAEVDERRRPVKGTERFVPCDTLLLSVGLIPENELTREAEVLIDSVTQGADVDDSCMTKIPGIFACGNVLHVHDLVDFVSMEAARAGRNAALYAAGRLAGQNKEVAVKAGEGVRYVVPQRISRGEDVSLAFRVTTPSSGRVIEVRDGERVLKTKEETRLHPAEMVWVEMGKMDLEDINSLEVRVR
- a CDS encoding TRAP transporter large permease, with the protein product MDIAILFGLLFVLLALSVPIGISLGIATAVTILTCSHLPLVLIAQNAFTGMDSFPMLAIPFFMLAGSLMTYGGISRRIVDMAECFVGFITGGLAMVTIVACMFFGAISGSAAATVSAIGSFMVPMMVEKKYKPDFAAAVISSSGTIGCIIPPSIPFVVYGVLTGTSVSDLFIAGVIPGVTIGLALMAVAYVISKKEGYPRMSGLPTLKHVAKTFAGSIWALFVPIIILGGIYGGIFTPTESAVVATVYALFVGKFIYKELNYEVTMTAFKDAVLVIGATLFMVGLATSFASYLAMERIPIRIGGFILGYAHSKFLVLLFMNIIFLIIGCFVDNISSTIILTPIFLPIVKQLGMDPIQFGMMISIALAIGFSTPPYGCNLFISATISKQSVGAIAKRLVPFILAMIICLQLFTYVPWFSLALLGR
- a CDS encoding DctP family TRAP transporter solute-binding subunit, translating into MKKSISAILISVILVTFTFGTAFAKEEYRIKFGYSASDKEANIITFYNTFEKYVEEASGGRIAVDVYANAQLGGERQMLEGMTLGMIEMAMLSPGIAANIAPKFQVIDLPYLFNDRAAAYKALDGKLGQTLNEQILPKGVRLLCFPENGFHQITNNKGPIKSPADLKGVKVRVQPIPAHLELFKAFGANPTPVDFGELYTALLQKTVDAQENSITLIYSSKLYEVQKYLTMSNHVYAPSAVFMSEAFYKRLPADLQKIVMDGAKKFRDASRANQQKEGDRLLKEMVEKNGLKVYYPTDAEMKQFRDAAQPVYKTMEPVLGKELIDMAREANKK